A single genomic interval of Sceloporus undulatus isolate JIND9_A2432 ecotype Alabama chromosome 2, SceUnd_v1.1, whole genome shotgun sequence harbors:
- the LOC121923910 gene encoding keratin, type II cytoskeletal 6A-like, with protein sequence MSRQFSSRSGGGVRMSHGYSSSTITVPGRSKSSFSSVSLSRGGRGSLGVGLGGGFGSRSLYNLGGTKRTSISVSGGGVFLGGGLGGGGGGGYGGGGFGGGGFGSGGFGGGGYGGGGYGTGGYGLALGVGGFGGGRMAPVVPPGGIQPVSVNPSLLSPLNLEIDPEIQKVRVQEREQIKTLNNKFASFIDKVRFLEQQNKVLETKWNLLQQHGSTGTKIKIDPLFETYISNLKHQLDCLVGDRGRLDGELRNTQDLVEDYRKKYEDEINKRTADENEFVNIKKNVDGGFMHKIELRAKADGLTDEINFLKTLYEIELSQIQGQVSDTNVVLQMDNNRDLDLNSIISEVKAQYEDIANRSRAEAEAWYQSKFQELQSTAVSHGDDLKNIKNEIAELQRIIQRLQVEIDNAKKQNARLEAAIADAEERGELALKDARVKLTDLQHALQSAKDELARLLRDYQELMNVKLALDIEIATYRTLLEGEECRMSGELTTPVSMSVVSSSSTIGGSSYGHGGGGGSRVSSGGFGLGGGGGLGLGLGLGMGGGGGGGYGMSSGITAGGSSYSSGSARGFGGGLSTGGGGGSGSSSSMKYVSTSSSSSKKVAR encoded by the exons ATGAGCAGGCAATTTAGTTCGAGGTCCGGTGGTGGGGTCAGGATGTCCCATGGCTACAGTTCTTCCACCATTACTGTTCCTGGGAGGTCAAAAAGCAGCTTCAGTTCAGTCTCTTTATCCCGGGGTGGGAGAGGGAGCTTAGGTGTAGGGTTAGGGGGTGGCTTTGGTAGCAGAAGCCTCTACAACCTAGGGGGCACCAAGAGGACCTCCATCAGTGTTAGTGGAGGAGGGGTTTTTCTGGGTGGTGGACTTGGTGGTGGCGGTGGAGGTGGCTATGGTGGAGGTGGTTTTGGtggaggtggttttggcagtGGAGGATTTGGAGGTGGGGGatatggaggaggaggatatgGAACAGGGGGTTATGGCTTGGCATTGGGAGTGGGAGGGTTTGGTGGTGGAAGAATGGCCCCTGTTGTTCCTCCTGGAGGCATCCAGCCGGTCTCTGTCAATCCCAGCCTCCTGTCTCCACTCAACTTAGAGATTGACCCCGAGATCCAAAAGGTACGCGTGCAGGAAAGAGAGCAGATTAAGACCCTCAACAACAAGTTTGCTTCCTTCATTGACAAG GTGCGGTTTCTGGAACAACAGAATAAGGTTCTGGAGACCAAATGGAACCTTCTACAGCAACATGGCAGCACAGGCACTAAAATCAAAATTGATCCTCTGTTTGAGACTTATATCTCTAACCTCAAGCATCAGCTGGACTGTCTGGTTGGAGATCGAGGGAGACTGGATGGAGAGTTAAGAAACACTCAAGATCTTGTTGAAGATTATAGAAAGAA ATATGAAGATGAAATCAACAAGCGCACTGCTGATGAAAATGAATTTGTCAACATCAAGAAG AATGTTGATGGTGGCTTTATGCATAAGATAGAACTGCGTGCAAAGGCTGATGGTCTGACTGATGAGATCAACTTTCTGAAAACCCTATATGAGATT GAACTGTCTCAGATCCAAGGGCAGGTCAGTGACACTAACGTTGTTCTACAAATGGACAACAACAGAGATCTAGACCTCAACAGTATCATTTCTGAAGTGAAAGCACAATACGAAGACATTGCTAACAGAAGTCGGGCTGAAGCTGAAGCTTGGTACCAAAGCAAG TTTCAAGAACTTCAGAGTACAGCTGTCAGTCATGGTGATGACTTGAAAAACATTAAGAATGAGATTGCAGAGCTCCAGCGGATCATCCAGAGGCTACAAGTAGAAATTGATAATGCGAAAAAACAG AATGCTAGACTCGAGGCAGCAATTGCTGATGCTGAAGAACGAGGGGAGTTGGCCTTGAAAGATGCCAGAGTAAAACTGACGGATCTGCAACATGCCCTACAAAGCGCCAAAGATGAGCTGGCACGTCTGCTGCGGGATTATCAGGAGCTGATGAATGTCAAATTGGCCCTGGATATTGAGATTGCTACATACAGGACTCTGCTGGAAGGGGAGGAGTGCAG GATGTCTGGAGAACTCACCACCCCTGTCAGCATGT cgGTGGTCAGCAGCTCTTCTACCATAGGCGGAAGCAGTTATGGccatggaggtggtggtggaagtCGAGTGAGCAGTGGAGGATTTGGcctgggtggtggtggaggcctTGGTCTTGGCCTTGGTCTTGGAAtgggtggtggaggtggtggggGTTATGGCATGAGCAGTGGTATTACTGCTGGAGGGAGCAGCTACAGTTCTGGAAGTGCTCGAGGCTTTGGTGGGGGATTGAgtactggaggaggaggaggaagtgggagCTCTTCAAGCATGAAATATGTATCAACATCCTCATCCTCAAGCAAGAAAGTAGCTAGATAA